TCGTGAGAATAATGAAGAGAAAATTCATTCGTTGCCATCAAAAGCTATACTAATCCCTTCGTTACCATTCAAATCTATAAGTTTCCTTCATTGCCATTGATTTATAATTTTTGTTCCCTTGTATGCCATTGCCGTTACTTTTTTGTTGATCCATCGTGCACACCGTTAAAGCTTTGCCATGGTGGTGTACAGGTGGTGTCTAGCTCTGACCAACGGTCGGCCGGTGCCAGCGATGGCGAGAGGTGCCAGCTCACCTGGACAAAGGACTCCTTCGCCGCAGACGCCGGGTTGGAGTCGGACACCGACGACGCCTCTCGGGAGCTGACGAACTCGCCGTTCCTCACCCGGCGAAGCGCTGCGCGCTGAAGCTGAACAGCAGCGCCACGAACCCTGAGTCAGTGCAGAACTTGTCCGGGCAATCCTCCCCGCCGTCGGCCCCGTCCAGCGCCTACGCGGCGCCGAGCACACCGAAGTGGAGCCTCGGTGACGACCTCAGCAGGCGGAGCGAGACCCGGGCGTCGGGCCCCGCCGACGCGTCGTACGCGAGGAGGCCGGCCACGGGCGCGGCCAGCGCGTACCGACACGGCGCGGCGAACACGGCCGTGGAGTTTCCTACGAAGCGCTCGAAGACGATGGTGAGGCTGCGCGCGAACGGGGCCGGCACTACGCGCGGCGGGATGGTGAATCCCGTGACGTTGACTCCGTCAGCCCAGAGCGCGTTGCTGCACACGCGCAGCGCCTAGGCCCGGACGCCGCCCGTGCCGGAGAGGTTGGCCGGGAGGGGCAGGTCGACGAGCTGGCTCGTGTTTGTGGTGGTGTCGCGGAGGGGCATGGTGGTGGCATCAGATTATCTGAATCTGTAGTTCTCTATCTAGTACTAAATTCTTAGATTAGCATTACTCGTGACATGCAGATTTGCTTGCAGAGAAGTTTAAAACACAAATGAAATGGGGGCAAAAGCAAAACACAAAATAGAACAATGTTCAGAGAACGCTTGGAATAAAGGCCCTAGGAGAAAGCAGCCACTGCAGCTCCGGCGACTGCGAGCGTCGCCAGCCACGCGGCGCTCCTGGTCCCAAGCGCCACCGCGGCGGCCTCTTCCTGTGCGCCGGTGCTCCCACGGCTGTTGGAGCCCTTGGAGGTGGCGTTGTGCGGGAGCGGGTGGACGGTGATGGCGACTTTCATGCCTTGCAGGCAGAAGCCGTTGCCGCATATGAAGTAGTAGCGTCGGGCCTCGGGGAGCGGGATGAAGTCTTTGCCGGAGGTCCAGTTGCCGGCGACCCCGGCCATGGTGCAGTTGTCGTACCCCGTCTCGTTCACCTCGAACACGTTGTGCGTCCCCTTCTGGTACCGGAACGCTGCGCAGCAACACTGCACCGTTAGCAACAGCATTCAGGGCTCTAACGGAAGCTCCGCAACTTCATTGCCGGAAAGTTTTAACGGTGTGCACGATGGATAAAAAAAAACGGCAATGGCATACAAGGGAACAAAAATTATAAATCAATGGCAATGAAGAAAACTTATAGATTTGAATGGCAACGAAGGGATTAGTATAGCTTTTGATGGCAATGAAGAAATTTTCTCAATAATGAATTGATGATGTTTGCGCTTTGCTCGCCAATCAACACatgtcagcctgttcgggaggccgtaaacgatcgtggattatttactgctggctggtttggtgtgagagaaaaacactattcctagctggaaatttatgatcgtttacgagcaagcgaacaggctcagTCGGCTGGCCAGACGAAGAAATCAAACAAGGCCTGGATAGTATTGGTAAATTTGAAAGCGCCTCGGGATGATGGTATGCCTgccattttttataaaaaattctGGGACACAATTGGAGCTGATATTACTAGGGAGGTGCGAAATTTTTTGGAGGGTGGGCCGAGGCCAGACTCCTGGAATGACACTGGTGGTCCTAATTCCAAAAGTGCAGAATCCAGAAAGGCTAAAGGATCTTCATCCGATAAGTCTATGCAACGTTGTATATAAAATTGCATCGAAGGTTCTTTCAAACCGTTTGAAGATTATTCTGCCAACAATTATATCTCAAAATCAAAGCGCATTTGAACCAAGACGTTTGATCACAGATAATGTGCTAATTGCCTATGAGATGAATCATTTTATGCAGAACAGGAGAACTGGAGGGGATGAATATGCGGCACTCAAATTTGACATGAGCAAAGCATATGACAGGGTTGAATGGCAATTTATGGAGAAAATAATGAGGAAGATGGGATTCCATGAGAGGTGGATCACTATAATCATGAAATGCATCTCAAATGTTACCTATCGTATAAAGGTGAACGTCGAATTAACGGAGCAAATTTTTCCATCTCGAGGGCTAAGACAGGGGATCCTTTATCCCCATATTTTTTCCTGCTAATGGtctcgttcggcttaccccatattcagcttgttcggcttctttttttaatcggaacagtgtttttctctcacaacaattcagtcagaacagtgttttcagccagtttcagccaaaattctgccagccgaacggggccaatatgtGCCGAGGGCTTTTCCGCCTTGTTAAATGATGCAGAGGCGAGAGGAAGAATACAAGGTGTGTCTATATGTGCCAGAGCCCCAAGCATTACTCATCTTTTGTTTGCAGATGACTCGTTGCTTCTCCTAAAGGCGAATGAAGAGATCGCAGCCCACCTGCGACATGTGCTACAAATTTATGAGATTTGTTCAGGGCAAAAAATCAATAAAGAGAAGTCCTCCATTGTTTTCAGCAGGAACACAAAGGCCCAAGATAGAAGAAAATTTATGCAAGCTCTTGATCTCTCGCAGGAATCTATGAATGCAAAGTATCTGGGCTTGCCGGTTTATATGTGGAAATCCAAAACAAGCCTTTTTGCTTATCTAAAAGAAAGGTTGTGGAAGCATATCCAGGGGTGGAAGGAAAAATTGCTCTCAAAGGCTGGCAAAGAAACCTTGATTAAAGCAGTTGCACAAGCTATTCCCACATATGCTATGTCTTGTTTTGACCTAACCAAATCTCTGTGTGATGATATGAGCAAAATGATTTGTCGCTACTGGTGGTCGCAACAAgataaagaaaataaattgcattGGATCTCTTGGGAGGAAGTGTGCAGGAGGAAGGTAGGCTCGGCTACAGAGATCTCCACCTTTTCAATTTAGCTATGTTAGCAAGGCAAGGATGGCGCATGCTTCAGAATTCGGACTCCCTGGTTGCATAGCtgctgtcggtgtttgatgatCGGCAACTCGTCATGGGGGTACCCGGAACGATGTTCGAAGGGCTACGGCGTACgcagaactcgacagtaaacgcaaagagacgaagggtttatactggttcaggccctcttgtcgagtaatagcctttacgtccaaTCGGCATGTAGCTCTTCGCGTTGGATTGGTTGGTATGATTGTGTGTACAAGGGGGTGCACcgtgcctctctttatatagggagAGAGGGCAATGGTGCGTATCTAGTTCTAGTCGGTTACAATAGAAGAGTCCTAATCCTTTTACAGAATCTTGCTTTCATTGTAAGCCAACTAGGTCAATCTGAAATAGCTTGAAGTCCACGCCACCTTGTCTCGCGTCCTTCAACAGATCGTGGGCCAGCCCAGGGCCCATCCGGGTAACACCCCtatggggaacccctaggaccctggtccgtCAAGCCCCCAACCATGTCATGGTTGAACTCAGAAGTCTTCTTGTTCTTCCTGGTCTTGCCTAGTAGAAACAAGCgtagtccgagtgctttcttgagtgaagcCATGAAGTGCTCTGTAATTCCTCTGGGTGATGTGCACTTGTCGAAAAAGTGAaatcactaagtgtagcccccaagcctcttgctgtttgtgAAACAAAGAGTTTGAGGGTACAAAAGAAAAAACATCCTTAGAGGATATGTAccctgtagcccccgagcctatgtcCGAGTACTTGTACTCGAGAAAAGGATATGAAAAGAATATACTCGAGGATGAGAGTGTAAGTAATGAAGGCCTATCTTCTTGTCAGAAAGTAGGTGAGGCAATGTCCAGTGCCTGTGGAAAGTAAATGCAAGCTGACACAGGAGTAGTATGTGCTCTGAATATGCCGCCCGAGTGTATTGTAGCTTCACGCGCACCATCCTGATGCACTGTAAAAGTGTAGTGGAAGACACTGTACCCTGTAGTGTAGTAAACAAGCTTGTACTGGTTGGCAGGAACTATTGGCTCCACTTTTCATGAACGCGGACCATGAACACCATGTTTGGCCTATAAAAACCCTCCTAGCGAGCTCTTGCATAACAGTTGGAGAACAACAAAGCAACTTTGAGTCTGTAGCCAAGAAATATGGTGGTGTGTGAAGTAGAACAGCCTCGAGTATTGTTGATAAAAGTAGTAGGTCATGTTGAagttagaagaagtcttgtgatagagactaGAAGCAGGCTAGTCTCGTAGTGGTGTAAAACAGAATGGTCTATGGAGGCAGGTAGAAGAAGCCTTGTGATGAGAGACACGTTCCCTCATCCAATAGTCCTAGGTCAGTTCTTCGAGCGTGCCTATCGACGTCTGTCCATTGATGATCAACTACTGATCTGAGTGGTCGAGACATAGTCGGCTTGGGAAAACAGATGTTGGAAGAAGCGCTATTGCCCCCCAAACCCAGTAGACCAAGAAGTTTTGTACCACTGACACCAATCTTGGATGCTCTGTGTTGTCATAATGAAAACTGTGGCAACGAGTTGAATGTGACCTGCCAAGTAGTAACTAGGGGCTTTTGTTTGTAAAAAGGTCACTGAATCCGAGTAGTCAGTGTCTTATAAAATGTCAAATCCTGTATCTATATATCTATTATTGAATAAAAATTCTTCATCCGAGTACTGTGTCACTGAATTCATTCTGTCGAGCAAGTGTCCAAGTACAACATAAACTGTCCGAGTACTTCACTGATATGGCCATGTAGGAGATGGTTGTATCAAGGCAGGAACCCAGATGGTGTGAACCCAACAGATAAGTCTAAACATAGTGTGATGCACTGGAAACCATGAAAAGGCGTGCAACCATCGTTTCAAACTATGCAGCCGCATTAAAATGGAAGGGAAACTAAAACGCTGCACCTATTGGCATGATTAGCGGGCCACACAACTGTGAGAACGGTGTATAAAAAGGGAACTAATCCTTGTATGTCATCATCCTCTGTCCCATTTCGCATTCTGTTTAAGCCCCCGCAACTCTATGAGCGCCCCCAATCTTGCTCCTTGAAACCCTAGATCTATGAAAGCTCTGTGTGATGGGTAAGAGCAAGAAATCGAGTGCTGCAGCCAAGAAAGCCACCGAGAAGAGGGCGTTGGAGGTGCCTGAGATGGCCACCACTGCTCAAATCTAGCCAGCgtcgaccacgaagccaaagcaTCTCCTGAAGCTCCGCGAACAGGGCTATTTGTCAGAGCAGAAACTTAGGGAATGGAAGGCGCCTAGAGAGCACCGTATTCCCAATCTTGAGCCAGGTGAGATTGTTCTCTTTATGCCGTTCATCCAGCACGGGTTAAGATTGCCAGCATGTCCTTTTTTGCATGGGTTTTTGCACTATTATGGCATAACCCTGAATCATCTGAACCCTAACTCCATCCTGCATCTATCGATctttgttcatctctgtgaaactttccttggcatCCCCCCATCCATCACTCTTTTCTGCTACTTTTTTCAAACTAAAACCGCACCCAGATGCCACAAATCCAAGTGTTTTGGGGGGGTGTCGATATTCAATTCCGCTTGGGGATGAAGAACGAGTATATCCACTATACCCTAGTTGAATCTATGAAGAACTAGAGGGCCAAGTGGTTTTATGCAGGGAACATGTGGCCCCCTAGAGGTGCATAGCAATGTCACACCTGTACCCGACAACCGTTGGGAGAAAGAGACGTTGAATGCGATGAAACTTGAAGGGATTCGTCCTTCCCTCAAGCAAATCTGAGCCATGAGGGACCAAGGCTTTGGTGGAGTCAGAGTGGTTGCAAGCTTCATTAGGCGCTGAGTACAGCCTCTGCAGGAGAGGGTACACTATGGGTTTGAGTACACTGGGCTAGAGGACCCTGCCCGAGTAACCACTGACAAACTGATAGAGGATGAAGTTCTGGAGAGAACTCAGAATGTGCTTGGGTTGGTAGAGGTGATACCATACCAGTATCCAGAGCGTGATCATCAAAATCCACCAGCCGTTGTAAGTATATTGATATTGTGATCTGTAAATATCTTAATACTATGAAAACTGACTCTTGTGTGTTGATGCAGGAGTTGGGGTGAAATTTCAATGATTTGCCTGCCCATCCTCCGCGTCCCGATTCTAGAGGAGTTGGTGGAAGCAGAGCGGCGTCCAGTGGAGCAGACGGAGGGAGCGCCGCCTCTACCATCCCTGTGGAGCAAGAGGGTGATAGCGACTTAGGGAACCCGAACGATTTCATAGTCTAGGTTAATCTGAGTGCGAGGAAGGCAGCTGCTAGCAGGAAGCGGTCGTTGGAGGCCGATGTCGCCGCTAGCGCGAGTGGGTTAGTA
The nucleotide sequence above comes from Miscanthus floridulus cultivar M001 chromosome 18, ASM1932011v1, whole genome shotgun sequence. Encoded proteins:
- the LOC136522953 gene encoding early nodulin-like protein 20 → MLLLTVQCCCAAFRYQKGTHNVFEVNETGYDNCTMAGVAGNWTSGKDFIPLPEARRYYFICGNGFCLQGMKVAITVHPLPHNATSKGSNSRGSTGAQEEAAAVALGTRSAAWLATLAVAGAAVAAFS